One window from the genome of Heliomicrobium undosum encodes:
- the mutY gene encoding A/G-specific adenine glycosylase, with amino-acid sequence MNWAQQLLHWYDANKRDLPWRRTKDPYAIWVSEVMLQQTRVETVIPYYHTFLGRFPDPAALAAASEEVVLKGWEGLGYYSRARHLQAAARQIVERYGGQIPADPDRFRSLPGVGPYTCGAVMSIAFALPEPAVDGNVCRVFSRFFGWSDPVGSPSLLRQARQASQAQLDRLPRERIADWTQALMELGALVCLPRSARCEDCPLAADCVALQDGTVEALPVRKARKENPVIRRDALLLTDDQGRLLLHQRPEEGLLAGMWELPSLEEMLAQQETFSLGETWSSPEGTRALQKGQIVIDRSEPRQFRHVFTHLTWIVDVYPARWSAGDVTTARQAVTEMTEGAIRENTTPYGEKGKTALRPCMWSTSEDRSRLPMNRLTRNILKHYGMI; translated from the coding sequence ATGAATTGGGCGCAACAACTGCTGCATTGGTACGATGCAAACAAACGCGATCTCCCCTGGCGGCGGACGAAGGACCCCTATGCGATCTGGGTCTCCGAGGTGATGCTGCAACAGACGCGGGTGGAGACGGTGATCCCTTACTATCACACCTTTTTGGGGCGCTTTCCCGATCCGGCGGCGCTGGCCGCCGCGTCGGAAGAAGTCGTGCTGAAGGGTTGGGAAGGACTGGGCTACTACTCGCGTGCGCGCCATCTCCAGGCGGCCGCCCGGCAGATCGTCGAACGTTACGGCGGGCAGATCCCTGCTGATCCGGACCGGTTTCGTTCCCTTCCCGGCGTGGGACCCTACACCTGCGGCGCGGTCATGTCCATCGCCTTCGCCTTGCCCGAACCGGCCGTGGACGGCAATGTCTGCCGGGTCTTTTCCCGTTTCTTTGGCTGGAGCGACCCCGTGGGGAGCCCGTCCCTGCTCCGCCAGGCGAGACAGGCGTCACAGGCGCAACTGGACCGCCTGCCCCGTGAGCGCATCGCCGATTGGACCCAGGCCTTGATGGAACTGGGCGCCCTCGTCTGCCTGCCCCGTTCGGCGCGCTGCGAAGACTGCCCCCTGGCGGCCGACTGTGTCGCCTTGCAGGACGGCACGGTCGAGGCCTTGCCGGTGCGCAAGGCGCGAAAGGAAAACCCGGTGATCCGGCGGGATGCCTTGTTGCTCACCGATGATCAGGGAAGACTGTTGTTACACCAGCGTCCTGAAGAGGGGCTTTTGGCGGGGATGTGGGAGTTGCCGTCGCTGGAGGAAATGCTGGCGCAACAGGAGACATTCTCCCTGGGGGAAACATGGTCGTCCCCGGAGGGAACGCGGGCGCTGCAAAAAGGGCAAATCGTGATCGACCGCAGCGAACCGCGCCAGTTCCGCCATGTGTTCACCCATCTCACTTGGATCGTTGATGTGTATCCCGCCCGCTGGAGCGCGGGCGACGTCACGACGGCGCGGCAAGCTGTGACGGAGATGACGGAGGGAGCGATCCGGGAAAACACCACGCCATATGGCGAAAAGGGGAAAACAGCCCTTCGCCCTTGCATGTGGAGCACCTCCGAGGACCGCTCCCGGTTGCCCATGAACAGGTTGACCCGTAATATCCTTAAACATTACGGTATGATCTAG
- a CDS encoding diacylglycerol/lipid kinase family protein: MPKRMKLIYNPEAGVGAFRRHLDRAIAIFQEGGWQVLAHRTREAPGDTADAAQSALAEGCSAVVAVGGDGTLHQVVNGLMRLSQQGKEPPKLGIIPAGTANDLASFLRLPRDVEACCQIIVQGKTRVIDVGRLGSRFFLNVASGGLMTDVSHKVAQPLKHNIGKLAYYLKALEQLPEFRPFELIVETPDGGFAYSGETLLFLVMNGAGAGSFTTLAPSARLDDGQLDLLVFRACSISEFVGLFVRVLQGEHIRSPLVTYHQAAAFRLSGSPEMETDLDGEVGPSLPWEIRVCQAGLTVFSPS, from the coding sequence ATGCCGAAACGGATGAAGTTGATCTATAACCCGGAGGCCGGCGTCGGCGCCTTCCGTCGCCACCTTGACCGGGCTATCGCCATCTTCCAGGAGGGCGGGTGGCAGGTGCTGGCTCACCGGACGCGGGAGGCGCCCGGCGATACGGCCGATGCGGCCCAATCGGCCCTGGCGGAGGGCTGTTCCGCCGTCGTGGCCGTCGGCGGCGACGGGACCCTGCATCAGGTCGTCAACGGCCTGATGCGTCTTTCCCAACAGGGAAAGGAACCGCCCAAGCTCGGCATCATCCCTGCCGGCACAGCCAATGACCTGGCGTCTTTCCTGCGTTTGCCCCGTGATGTGGAGGCCTGCTGCCAGATCATCGTCCAAGGAAAGACCCGCGTCATCGACGTGGGCCGGTTGGGCTCGCGTTTTTTCCTCAACGTGGCCAGCGGCGGACTGATGACCGATGTGTCCCATAAGGTGGCCCAGCCGCTCAAGCATAACATCGGCAAATTGGCCTACTACCTGAAAGCATTGGAGCAACTCCCCGAGTTTCGTCCCTTTGAGCTGATTGTGGAGACGCCGGACGGCGGATTCGCCTATTCCGGGGAAACGCTGCTCTTTCTCGTCATGAACGGCGCCGGCGCCGGCAGTTTCACCACCCTTGCCCCGTCGGCCAGGCTTGATGACGGTCAACTCGACCTGCTCGTTTTTCGCGCTTGCAGCATCAGCGAGTTTGTGGGGCTCTTCGTCCGGGTGCTGCAAGGGGAACACATCCGATCACCGCTGGTGACCTATCACCAGGCCGCCGCCTTTCGCCTGAGCGGTTCGCCCGAAATGGAGACTGACCTCGATGGAGAAGTGGGGCCGTCCTTGCCGTGGGAGATCCGGGTCTGCCAAGCGGGGCTTACCGTTTTCTCTCCCTCTTAA
- a CDS encoding DNA-3-methyladenine glycosylase I produces the protein MSADGCVRCDWANRSELEKAYHDQEWGRPVYDDRRLFEMLILEGMQAGLSWSTILGKRETMREAFDGFDPAVIVQYDERKINALLQNTGIIRNRLKVNAVIENAKAYFKTQSQYGSFSDFLWRYVNHEPIQNHWTDMSQVPARTELSDLISKEMKKLGFKFVGSTIIYSFMQAVGMVNDHLSYCFLDSKNPSIIKKSV, from the coding sequence ATGAGTGCAGATGGGTGTGTCCGCTGTGATTGGGCCAACCGTAGCGAACTGGAAAAGGCATACCATGATCAAGAATGGGGCCGGCCCGTTTATGACGACAGAAGGCTGTTTGAGATGCTTATTTTAGAAGGAATGCAAGCAGGGTTAAGCTGGTCCACCATATTGGGCAAAAGGGAAACCATGAGAGAGGCTTTTGACGGCTTTGATCCTGCGGTCATCGTGCAATATGATGAGCGTAAAATCAATGCTCTTTTGCAAAATACGGGCATTATAAGAAACAGATTAAAAGTAAATGCCGTCATTGAAAATGCGAAAGCCTATTTCAAGACGCAAAGTCAGTATGGAAGTTTTAGCGATTTCTTGTGGCGATATGTAAATCATGAGCCGATTCAAAATCACTGGACAGATATGTCTCAAGTGCCGGCCAGGACAGAACTGTCCGATCTCATTAGCAAGGAAATGAAGAAGCTTGGGTTTAAATTCGTCGGTTCGACAATTATCTACTCTTTTATGCAGGCTGTAGGAATGGTGAATGACCATCTTTCCTACTGTTTTTTGGATAGTAAGAATCCCAGTATCATCAAGAAATCAGTATGA
- a CDS encoding ABC transporter permease, giving the protein MFAGIATILWQEYRVFTRRFWRNTASTMVTPLLYLFAFGFGLGRGLRFEGASYLEFVIPGIVALTTMTSSFNAVATPLNISRLYDKTFEEYLTAPIPMAAITIGRILAGALRGLFSGFVMLTLSLAFGVGLHLDGRFLLLLFLNCFVFAGFGFWAALTIQSHSDINKFNAFVISPMSFLCGTFFSLQNIPPLLSAFLHLLPLTHTTQGLRSLALTGTMPWESLAALVIYATVFFILGLRACYLVEE; this is encoded by the coding sequence TTGTTCGCAGGAATCGCCACCATTCTCTGGCAAGAGTATCGCGTCTTCACCCGGCGCTTCTGGCGCAACACGGCTTCGACGATGGTGACGCCGCTGCTCTACCTCTTCGCCTTCGGCTTCGGCCTGGGACGGGGACTTCGCTTTGAAGGCGCTTCCTATCTGGAGTTCGTCATTCCGGGGATCGTGGCCTTGACAACGATGACCTCCTCTTTTAACGCCGTTGCCACGCCGCTCAACATCTCCCGCCTCTATGACAAGACCTTTGAAGAATACCTGACCGCTCCCATTCCCATGGCGGCCATCACCATCGGGCGCATCCTGGCCGGGGCGCTGCGGGGGCTCTTCTCAGGCTTTGTCATGCTGACCCTCTCCCTCGCCTTCGGCGTCGGCCTGCACCTGGACGGCCGCTTCCTGCTCCTGCTCTTCCTCAACTGTTTCGTCTTCGCCGGCTTCGGCTTCTGGGCGGCCTTGACGATTCAGTCCCATTCCGACATCAACAAGTTCAACGCCTTCGTGATCAGCCCCATGTCTTTCCTCTGCGGGACCTTCTTCTCGCTGCAGAACATCCCGCCGTTGCTATCGGCCTTCTTGCACCTGCTGCCCCTCACCCACACCACACAGGGGTTGAGGTCGCTGGCGTTGACCGGAACGATGCCCTGGGAAAGCTTGGCTGCGCTCGTCATCTACGCGACGGTTTTCTTCATCCTGGGGTTGCGGGCTTGTTATTTGGTGGAGGAGTAA
- a CDS encoding ABC transporter ATP-binding protein, whose product MIVLESLTKTFENRTVVDNLSLTIETGEFFGLLGPNGAGKTTTIRMLMTLAKPTSGRIIIDGRDMTRDSMAMKSMIGLVPQHINLDGDLTARENLEMHGRLFGLSAEARKERMEELLAFVEMADRADEPVRRLSGGMKRRILIARALMHRPSILLLDEPTIGLDPISRRRMWDLVRKLNTGGQTIVLTTHYLEEADALCNRVGLLNRGKLVELGTPAELKARIGAFVVEVDDGGKRHSHFFPTREAATGYIGEIQDKVDSVSLRQTNLEDVFIHLTAGERLGTD is encoded by the coding sequence ATGATCGTTCTCGAATCGCTGACAAAAACCTTTGAAAATCGCACCGTCGTGGACAACCTCTCCCTGACCATTGAGACGGGCGAGTTTTTCGGCCTCCTGGGACCCAACGGGGCCGGAAAGACGACAACGATTCGCATGCTGATGACGCTGGCCAAGCCCACTTCAGGCCGGATCATCATCGATGGCAGGGACATGACCCGCGACTCCATGGCCATGAAATCCATGATCGGCCTCGTGCCCCAGCACATCAACCTGGACGGCGATTTGACGGCCAGGGAGAACCTGGAGATGCACGGCCGCCTTTTCGGATTGTCGGCGGAAGCGCGCAAGGAGCGCATGGAGGAATTGCTGGCTTTCGTCGAGATGGCTGACCGGGCTGACGAGCCGGTGCGCCGCCTCTCCGGCGGCATGAAGCGGCGCATCCTCATCGCCCGCGCCTTGATGCACCGCCCGTCGATCTTGCTGCTTGACGAACCGACGATCGGCCTCGACCCGATCAGCCGCCGCCGCATGTGGGATTTGGTCCGCAAGCTGAACACAGGCGGCCAGACGATCGTCCTGACCACCCACTATTTAGAGGAAGCCGACGCCCTCTGCAACCGCGTGGGCCTCTTAAACCGCGGCAAACTGGTCGAACTGGGCACGCCGGCGGAACTGAAGGCGCGCATCGGCGCCTTTGTCGTCGAAGTCGATGACGGCGGCAAGCGGCACAGCCATTTTTTCCCGACCCGCGAGGCGGCCACGGGCTATATCGGGGAGATCCAGGACAAGGTCGATTCGGTGTCGCTGCGCCAGACGAATCTGGAAGATGTGTTCATCCATTTGACGGCTGGGGAACGGCTGGGAACCGATTAA